A stretch of Vigna angularis cultivar LongXiaoDou No.4 chromosome 4, ASM1680809v1, whole genome shotgun sequence DNA encodes these proteins:
- the LOC108330076 gene encoding uncharacterized protein LOC108330076 isoform X2, whose protein sequence is MNRGSNFIPNGMVSSETPFVAKVLDPKRWSKAEGRTRDLLTHIQPNHTSETCRNAVVSYLRSLIMNSVPCQVFPFGSVPLKTYIPDGDIDLTAFCDNHHSEDRLIQDIQRILEREEKNQDAQFQVKEVKYIGAKVKIIKCLVENFVVDISFNQIGGLGTLCFIEEVDNLINQNHLLKRSIILIKSWCFYESRILGSYHGLLSTYALETLVIYVFHVYNSTFAGPLEVLYRFLDFFSKFDWSKYCLSLRGPVPISSLPNMKAEPPRKDCQRLLLNHQFLNACESMYGILCSSKELKEKPFVSKYISIVDPLLPNNNIGGSIRKGNFSRIKSAIALGAKRIQRLLACPEDNVIAEFDLFFKNTWERNGKGYWIDALTYNRYIRYGHVTTTGEHYGIYKNLSNLSEESKQMLGPSDELAASQTLRSKHGGVLTGTMAFDMKHTNTIKNALANRDKSAICSSYEVRDTPYFPGFYSSSEFGPLYSEASTNHCYRARVSSENYQPFGQISYDWRNEYEDDPEYSSSGYYCKFGLDVNDETVCPVDGAMLMQQEKFGFPYFNEYLQAPVNVNPCVPFPLPHVLASGYMHENSFGMFREDASSSEYFPGYNTPHYHNTAPFPFARPFYEGEFTEPFDYSPPVPHPDHQRQMDINKGSSSGNSSWQTCASSYTPKVYENTSTEAINSDFKALQLGKKLLKTAPNSSIPNLVGPSSPSQRTVDDQRFQPVADGSSGPSFEVPTMFPFYNLPTGTETTFAARNNVGMMHAGLSNLYPPESNASHDTAATSGYFVNEGYDILDSDFLSYWWNLQYGRFCKNQISKIPFPPFATVPMHLRAQFAGHMKPQRGIMNMEHLQTPVPVIPYGDVSPLYGNINERVGFWLPRTSDGTGTYFPKTNFSSYYEPRFCKKNRLPLSPYIQNPKYEKKNNHSERDKNLHLSSKERFPSYGQLHGKFEKPGSSESSHRGESSERGTSEAEKPGTDSKSTSRHEPSSSNHLWFRQEGKRINKRR, encoded by the exons ATGAATAGAGGGAGTAACTTTATTCCAAATGGTATGGTGTCTAGTGAGACACCATTTGTTGCAAAAGTGCTTGACCCGAAGAGATGGTCAAAAGCCGAAGGAAGAACTAGAGACCTGCTTACACATATTCAGCCCAACCATACATCAGAAACATGTCGAAATGCTGTAGTATCTTACCTACGATCCCTCATCATGAACTCTGTCCCTTGCCAG GTATTTCCATTTGGTTCCGTACCCTTGAAGACCTATATACCTGATGGGGACATTGATCTAACAGCGTTCTGTGATAATCATCATTCAGAAGACCGTCTGATCCAAGATATACAGCGTattttagagagagaagagaagaatcagGACGCGCAATTTCAAGTCAAAGAGGTTAAGTATATCGGGGCCAAG GTGAAGATTATCAAGTGTTTAGTCGAAAACTTTGTAGTTGACATATCTTTCAACCAGATTGGTGGTTTGGGAACACTTTGTTTTATTGAGGAG GTAGACAATTTAATAAATCAGAATCACTTACTGAAGCGGAGtattatattgataaaatcTTGGTGTTTCTATGAGAGCCGCATCCTGGGATCTTACCATGGACTTCTTTCAACCTATGCATTGGAAACTTTAGTCATATATGTATTTCATGTTTACAATAGTACATTTGCTGGACCACTTGAG GTACTCTATCGATTTTTGGATTTCTTCAGCAAATTTGACTGGAGTAAGTATTGTCTCAGCTTGCGAGGTCCAGTGCCTATAAGTTCACTCCCTAATATGAAAg cTGAACCACCACGTAAGGATTGCCAAAGGTTGTTGCTGAACCACCAATTTCTTAATGCTTGTGAATCCATGTACGGCATTCTGTGTAGCAGCAAAGAATTAAAAGAGAAACCATTTGTTTCTAAATACATTAGTATTGTAGATCCTTTGCTTCCTAACAACAACATAGGAGGAAGCATTAGAAAAG GAAACttctctaggataaaaagtgcAATTGCTTTAGGTGCAAAGCGAATCCAGAGGTTACTGGCTTGCCCAGAAGACAATGTAATAGcagaatttgatttgttttttaagaATACATGGGAGAGAAACGGTAAAGGTTACTGGATCGATGCACTCACTTATAACCGTTACATAAGATACGGACATGTTACAACTACTGGTGAACATTATGGTATTTACAAAAATCTTTCTAATCTTTCAGAAGAATCGAAGCAAATGCTAGGACCCTCTGATGAACTTGCTGCTTCTCAAACTTTGAGATCAAAGCATGGCGGCGTTTTGACTGGTACAATGGCCTTTGATATGAAGCATACAAATACCATCAAGAATGCACTTGCTAATAGAGACAAAAGTGCTATATGTTCATCATATGAAGTTCGTGACACGCCTTACTTTCCCGGGTTTTATTCTAGTTCAGAATTTGGTCCTTTGTATAGTGAAGCTTCAACTAATCATTGCTACAGGGCCAGAGTTTCATCTGAAAATTATCAACCTTTTGGGCAGATTTCGTACGATTGGAGAAATGAATATGAAGATGACCCAGAATATTCTTCAAGTGGTTATTATTGCAAATTTGGGTTGGACGTCAATGATGAAACTGTCTGTCCGGTTGATGGGGCAATGCTGATGCAACAGGAAAAGTTTGGTTTTCCTTATTTCAATGAATACCTGCAAGCACCAGTGAATGTGAATCCGTGTGTACCTTTCCCACTACCCCACGTTTTAGCTTCTGGATACATGCATGAAAACTCATTTGGGATGTTTCGAGAAGATGCCTCTTCTTCAGAGTACTTTCCAGGCTACAATACGCCTCATTATCACAACACAGCTCCGTTTCCATTTGCAAGACCATTCTATGAGGGAGAGTTTACTGAACCATTTGATTATAGCCCACCAGTACCTCATCCAGATCATCAAAGACAAATGGATATTAACAAAGGTTCCAGCTCTGGTAATTCATCTTGGCAGACATGCGCTTCAAGCTACACGCCAAAAGTTTATGAGAACACTAGTACTGAAGCTATCAATTCAGATTTTAAAGCTCTTCAATTAGGTAAGAAACTGCTAAAGACTGCGCCTAACTCATCAATTCCTAATCTTGTTGGCCCTTCTAGTCCGAGTCAGAGAACCGTTGATGACCAACGTTTTCAACCGGTTGCAGATGGTTCCTCTGGACCATCATTTGAAGTTCCTACCATGTTCCCATTCTACAATCTTCCTACCGGGACTGAAACTACTTTTGCAGCCAGAAACAATGTGGGGATGATGCATGCTGGTTTAAGCAATCTTTATCCGCCAGAGTCGAATGCCAGTCATGATACAGCAGCTACTTCAGGGTACTTTGTGAATGAAGGTTATGATATACTGGATAGTGATTTTTTAAGCTATTGGTGGAATCTGCAATATGGAAGGTTTTGCAAGAATCAAATATCAAAGATACCTTTTCCTCCCTTTGCTACAGTGCCAATGCATTTAAGGGCACAATTTGCGGGGCACATGAAACCTCAGCGAGGTATCATGAACATGGAGCATCTTCAAACCCCGGTTCCTGTGATTCCATATGGAGATGTTTCTCCCTTATATGGGAATATTAATGAACGTGTTGGTTTTTGGCTTCCAAGAACTAGTGATGGGACTGGGACTTACTTTCCAAAGACAAATTTTTCAAGTTATTACGAG CCAAGGTTTTGCAAGAAAAATCGTCTTCCGCTAAGTCCATACATCCAAAATCCCAAATatgaaaagaagaataaccATAGTGAAAGGGATAAGAATTTGCATTTGAGTTCAAAGGAAAGGTTTCCCAGCTATGGTCAGTTGCATGGAAAATTTGAGAAGCCAG GTTCAAGTGAATCATCCCATCGAGGTGAAAGCTCAGAAAGAGGTACTAGTGAGGCAGAAAAACCAGGAACAGATTCTAAAAGCACTTCTAGACATGAGCCCTCATCATCAAATCACCTCTG GTTTCGACAAGAGGGAAAACGGATCAATAAACGGAGATGA
- the LOC108330076 gene encoding uncharacterized protein LOC108330076 isoform X1 gives MNRGSNFIPNGMVSSETPFVAKVLDPKRWSKAEGRTRDLLTHIQPNHTSETCRNAVVSYLRSLIMNSVPCQVFPFGSVPLKTYIPDGDIDLTAFCDNHHSEDRLIQDIQRILEREEKNQDAQFQVKEVKYIGAKVKIIKCLVENFVVDISFNQIGGLGTLCFIEEVDNLINQNHLLKRSIILIKSWCFYESRILGSYHGLLSTYALETLVIYVFHVYNSTFAGPLEVLYRFLDFFSKFDWSKYCLSLRGPVPISSLPNMKAEPPRKDCQRLLLNHQFLNACESMYGILCSSKELKEKPFVSKYISIVDPLLPNNNIGGSIRKGNFSRIKSAIALGAKRIQRLLACPEDNVIAEFDLFFKNTWERNGKGYWIDALTYNRYIRYGHVTTTGEHYGIYKNLSNLSEESKQMLGPSDELAASQTLRSKHGGVLTGTMAFDMKHTNTIKNALANRDKSAICSSYEVRDTPYFPGFYSSSEFGPLYSEASTNHCYRARVSSENYQPFGQISYDWRNEYEDDPEYSSSGYYCKFGLDVNDETVCPVDGAMLMQQEKFGFPYFNEYLQAPVNVNPCVPFPLPHVLASGYMHENSFGMFREDASSSEYFPGYNTPHYHNTAPFPFARPFYEGEFTEPFDYSPPVPHPDHQRQMDINKGSSSGNSSWQTCASSYTPKVYENTSTEAINSDFKALQLGKKLLKTAPNSSIPNLVGPSSPSQRTVDDQRFQPVADGSSGPSFEVPTMFPFYNLPTGTETTFAARNNVGMMHAGLSNLYPPESNASHDTAATSGYFVNEGYDILDSDFLSYWWNLQYGRFCKNQISKIPFPPFATVPMHLRAQFAGHMKPQRGIMNMEHLQTPVPVIPYGDVSPLYGNINERVGFWLPRTSDGTGTYFPKTNFSSYYESQPRFCKKNRLPLSPYIQNPKYEKKNNHSERDKNLHLSSKERFPSYGQLHGKFEKPGSSESSHRGESSERGTSEAEKPGTDSKSTSRHEPSSSNHLWFRQEGKRINKRR, from the exons ATGAATAGAGGGAGTAACTTTATTCCAAATGGTATGGTGTCTAGTGAGACACCATTTGTTGCAAAAGTGCTTGACCCGAAGAGATGGTCAAAAGCCGAAGGAAGAACTAGAGACCTGCTTACACATATTCAGCCCAACCATACATCAGAAACATGTCGAAATGCTGTAGTATCTTACCTACGATCCCTCATCATGAACTCTGTCCCTTGCCAG GTATTTCCATTTGGTTCCGTACCCTTGAAGACCTATATACCTGATGGGGACATTGATCTAACAGCGTTCTGTGATAATCATCATTCAGAAGACCGTCTGATCCAAGATATACAGCGTattttagagagagaagagaagaatcagGACGCGCAATTTCAAGTCAAAGAGGTTAAGTATATCGGGGCCAAG GTGAAGATTATCAAGTGTTTAGTCGAAAACTTTGTAGTTGACATATCTTTCAACCAGATTGGTGGTTTGGGAACACTTTGTTTTATTGAGGAG GTAGACAATTTAATAAATCAGAATCACTTACTGAAGCGGAGtattatattgataaaatcTTGGTGTTTCTATGAGAGCCGCATCCTGGGATCTTACCATGGACTTCTTTCAACCTATGCATTGGAAACTTTAGTCATATATGTATTTCATGTTTACAATAGTACATTTGCTGGACCACTTGAG GTACTCTATCGATTTTTGGATTTCTTCAGCAAATTTGACTGGAGTAAGTATTGTCTCAGCTTGCGAGGTCCAGTGCCTATAAGTTCACTCCCTAATATGAAAg cTGAACCACCACGTAAGGATTGCCAAAGGTTGTTGCTGAACCACCAATTTCTTAATGCTTGTGAATCCATGTACGGCATTCTGTGTAGCAGCAAAGAATTAAAAGAGAAACCATTTGTTTCTAAATACATTAGTATTGTAGATCCTTTGCTTCCTAACAACAACATAGGAGGAAGCATTAGAAAAG GAAACttctctaggataaaaagtgcAATTGCTTTAGGTGCAAAGCGAATCCAGAGGTTACTGGCTTGCCCAGAAGACAATGTAATAGcagaatttgatttgttttttaagaATACATGGGAGAGAAACGGTAAAGGTTACTGGATCGATGCACTCACTTATAACCGTTACATAAGATACGGACATGTTACAACTACTGGTGAACATTATGGTATTTACAAAAATCTTTCTAATCTTTCAGAAGAATCGAAGCAAATGCTAGGACCCTCTGATGAACTTGCTGCTTCTCAAACTTTGAGATCAAAGCATGGCGGCGTTTTGACTGGTACAATGGCCTTTGATATGAAGCATACAAATACCATCAAGAATGCACTTGCTAATAGAGACAAAAGTGCTATATGTTCATCATATGAAGTTCGTGACACGCCTTACTTTCCCGGGTTTTATTCTAGTTCAGAATTTGGTCCTTTGTATAGTGAAGCTTCAACTAATCATTGCTACAGGGCCAGAGTTTCATCTGAAAATTATCAACCTTTTGGGCAGATTTCGTACGATTGGAGAAATGAATATGAAGATGACCCAGAATATTCTTCAAGTGGTTATTATTGCAAATTTGGGTTGGACGTCAATGATGAAACTGTCTGTCCGGTTGATGGGGCAATGCTGATGCAACAGGAAAAGTTTGGTTTTCCTTATTTCAATGAATACCTGCAAGCACCAGTGAATGTGAATCCGTGTGTACCTTTCCCACTACCCCACGTTTTAGCTTCTGGATACATGCATGAAAACTCATTTGGGATGTTTCGAGAAGATGCCTCTTCTTCAGAGTACTTTCCAGGCTACAATACGCCTCATTATCACAACACAGCTCCGTTTCCATTTGCAAGACCATTCTATGAGGGAGAGTTTACTGAACCATTTGATTATAGCCCACCAGTACCTCATCCAGATCATCAAAGACAAATGGATATTAACAAAGGTTCCAGCTCTGGTAATTCATCTTGGCAGACATGCGCTTCAAGCTACACGCCAAAAGTTTATGAGAACACTAGTACTGAAGCTATCAATTCAGATTTTAAAGCTCTTCAATTAGGTAAGAAACTGCTAAAGACTGCGCCTAACTCATCAATTCCTAATCTTGTTGGCCCTTCTAGTCCGAGTCAGAGAACCGTTGATGACCAACGTTTTCAACCGGTTGCAGATGGTTCCTCTGGACCATCATTTGAAGTTCCTACCATGTTCCCATTCTACAATCTTCCTACCGGGACTGAAACTACTTTTGCAGCCAGAAACAATGTGGGGATGATGCATGCTGGTTTAAGCAATCTTTATCCGCCAGAGTCGAATGCCAGTCATGATACAGCAGCTACTTCAGGGTACTTTGTGAATGAAGGTTATGATATACTGGATAGTGATTTTTTAAGCTATTGGTGGAATCTGCAATATGGAAGGTTTTGCAAGAATCAAATATCAAAGATACCTTTTCCTCCCTTTGCTACAGTGCCAATGCATTTAAGGGCACAATTTGCGGGGCACATGAAACCTCAGCGAGGTATCATGAACATGGAGCATCTTCAAACCCCGGTTCCTGTGATTCCATATGGAGATGTTTCTCCCTTATATGGGAATATTAATGAACGTGTTGGTTTTTGGCTTCCAAGAACTAGTGATGGGACTGGGACTTACTTTCCAAAGACAAATTTTTCAAGTTATTACGAG TCTCAGCCAAGGTTTTGCAAGAAAAATCGTCTTCCGCTAAGTCCATACATCCAAAATCCCAAATatgaaaagaagaataaccATAGTGAAAGGGATAAGAATTTGCATTTGAGTTCAAAGGAAAGGTTTCCCAGCTATGGTCAGTTGCATGGAAAATTTGAGAAGCCAG GTTCAAGTGAATCATCCCATCGAGGTGAAAGCTCAGAAAGAGGTACTAGTGAGGCAGAAAAACCAGGAACAGATTCTAAAAGCACTTCTAGACATGAGCCCTCATCATCAAATCACCTCTG GTTTCGACAAGAGGGAAAACGGATCAATAAACGGAGATGA
- the LOC108330077 gene encoding probable trehalose-phosphate phosphatase C, with protein sequence MNYIFLLLVTFKIIKRKLMQLKEIMGFQTSQSHSTKWIPQPIFKAKDVPIDVHENSLIQRTTLNLIDHSQANSNYILSGYDSWMVRHPSALNSFERLMKNATGKRIILFLDYDGTLSPIVNDPDRAFMSEEMRATVHEVASYFPTAIISGRSRDKVQDFVKLNNLYYAGSHGMDIMAPSMPITSSAGEHIEIAINKSCTEVPFQPAKKYLPAIREILRILRDEVEEIKGAMVEDNGFCVSVHFRQVQEKDYGLLEEKVKSVLEKHPQFCLTEGKKVMEIRPSIKWNKGNAVEYFLATLGLSSCNDILPVYIGDDRTDEDAFKVIQSREQGYPIIVSSVPRETKALYSLRDPSEVLIFLSRLAKWRKTAY encoded by the exons atgaattatatatttcttcTCCTTGTCACTTTCAAG ATTATCAAGAGGAAGTTGATGCAGTTAAAAGAGATTATGGGATTTCAAACATCACAATCACATAGTACTAAATGGATACCACAACCAATTTTCAAAGCAAAGGACGTCCCAATTGATGTTCatgaaaattcattaattcaaaGGACCACACTGAATTTGATTGATCATTCCCAAGCCAATTCCAACTACATTTTGTCTGGTTATGATTCATGGATG GTAAGACATCCTTCAGCATTGAACTCATTTGAAAGGTTGATGAAAAATGCCACAGGGAAAAGGATCATCCTTTTTCTGGATTACGACGGTACCTTATCCCCAATTGTAAATGATCCAGATCGTGCTTTCATGTCTGAAGAG ATGCGTGCTACAGTACATGAAGTTGCTTCTTATTTTCCAACAGCAATAATTAGTGGAAGAAGTAGAGATAAG gtACAAGATTTCGTGAAGTTGAATAATTTGTATTATGCTGGGAGCCATGGGATGGACATAATGGCACCATCAATGCCAATTACATCCTCTGCAGGGGAACATATTGAAATTGCCATTAACAAGAGC TGCACTGAAGTTCCTTTTCAACCTGCCAAAAAGTATTTGCCAGCAATTCGAGAG ATATTAAGAATACTAAGGGATGAAGTAGAGGAAATAAAAGGAGCAATGGTTGAGGACAACGGATTCTGCGTCTCTGTACACTTCCGGCAGGTCCAAGAAAAG GATTATGGTCTGTTGGAAGAGAAAGTGAAGTCTGTGCTTGAAAAGCATCCACAATTTTGCTTGACAGAGGGTAAAAAG GTTATGGAAATAAGGCCTTCTATAAAGTGGAACAAAGGAAATGCTGTAGAATATTTTCTTGCCACATTAGGATTAAGCAGTTGCAATGATATCCTTCCTGTGTATATTGGCGATGACAGAACTGATGAAGATGCTTTTAAG GTCATACAGAGTAGAGAGCAAGGTTATCCAATCATAGTGTCTTCAGTTCCAAGAGAAACTAAGGCTTTGTACTCTTTGCGTGACCCGTCGGAAGTACTAATCTTTTTGTCACGTTTGGCAAAATGGAGGAAAACCGCTTACTAA